A genome region from Streptomyces sp. NBC_01296 includes the following:
- a CDS encoding rod shape-determining protein, with protein sequence MPQASSKTSASSRDIGIDLGTANTLVYARGHGIVLNEPSVVAVKAGTTTALAVGTEAKETIGRTPGSITAIRPLKDGVICDYEAAEEMIRHFVRKAVPGRRPRTRMVVCVPSGVTPVERRAIVHASTRAGARAVHLIEEPMAAAIGAGLPVAEPRGSMVVDIGGGTTEVAVISLGGIVTSRSLRVGGDRLDASIMDYVRKEHGLLIGERSAEDVKVGIGSAWPVPDRPELETRTFTVRGRERVGGMPKTLSLGAADVRAALGEPVEAIIAAVRSTLEECPPELSGDVMEHGIVLTGGGALLPGLDLRTASATGIPVFVADAPLDCVALGSGRCVEDLDTLNGLLVPAKA encoded by the coding sequence ATGCCGCAGGCCAGCAGTAAGACGTCCGCTTCCAGCCGCGACATAGGGATCGATCTGGGGACCGCCAACACCCTGGTCTACGCCCGGGGGCACGGAATCGTCCTCAATGAGCCGTCCGTGGTCGCCGTGAAGGCGGGCACCACCACCGCGCTGGCCGTCGGGACCGAGGCCAAGGAGACCATCGGCCGCACTCCCGGCTCCATCACCGCGATCCGCCCCCTGAAGGACGGGGTCATCTGCGACTACGAGGCGGCCGAGGAGATGATCCGGCACTTCGTCCGCAAGGCCGTGCCCGGGCGGCGACCGCGCACCCGGATGGTCGTCTGCGTGCCCTCCGGGGTCACCCCGGTCGAACGGCGGGCCATCGTCCACGCCTCGACCCGGGCCGGGGCCAGGGCCGTCCACCTGATCGAGGAGCCGATGGCGGCGGCGATCGGCGCGGGCCTGCCGGTGGCCGAGCCGCGCGGCTCGATGGTGGTGGACATCGGCGGCGGCACCACCGAGGTCGCCGTCATCTCGCTCGGCGGGATCGTCACGTCCCGGTCGCTGCGGGTCGGCGGGGACCGGCTGGATGCCTCGATCATGGACTACGTACGCAAGGAGCACGGACTGCTCATCGGCGAGCGCAGCGCCGAGGACGTCAAGGTCGGCATCGGCTCCGCCTGGCCGGTGCCGGACCGGCCGGAGCTGGAGACCCGCACCTTCACGGTGCGCGGCCGCGAGCGGGTCGGCGGCATGCCGAAGACGCTCTCGCTGGGCGCGGCCGACGTACGGGCCGCGCTCGGCGAGCCGGTCGAGGCGATCATCGCCGCGGTGCGCAGCACCCTGGAGGAGTGCCCGCCCGAGCTGTCCGGCGACGTGATGGAGCACGGCATCGTCCTGACCGGCGGCGGCGCACTGCTGCCCGGCCTGGACCTGCGGACGGCCTCCGCGACCGGGATCCCGGTCTTCGTCGCCGACGCCCCGCTCGACTGCGTGGCCCTGGGCTCCGGCAGGTGCGTGGAGGACCTGGACACCCTGAACGGCCTGCTGGTCCCGGCGAAGGCCTGA
- the folC gene encoding bifunctional tetrahydrofolate synthase/dihydrofolate synthase, with protein sequence MSEQQPESNGPDDRDETLEVFDRIVAEESDRDPDLAVIEAGSRTLRAQAGPPQGDPVPAHPLDPEVTRALQEVEQELATRWGETKLEPSVTRIAALMDVLGEPQRAYPSIHVTGTNGKTSTARMIEALLNAFELRTGRYTSPHVQSVTERISLDGAPISAERFIETYYDIKPYVEMVDAAEEFRLSFFEVLTGMAYAAFADAPVDAAVVEVGMGGTWDATNVIDGSVAVITPISLDHTDRLGATPGEIAQEKGGVIKQDATVILAQQPVDAAQVLLKKAVEVDATVAREGMEFGVVAREVAVGGQMLTLRGVGGEYDGIFLPLYGAHMAHNAAVALAAVEAFFGVGAQQSRELDLETVRRAFASVTSPGRMEVVRRSPTVVLDAAHNPAGAQVTAEAVTEAFGFSRLIGVVAASEGKDVKGVLEAFEPIFAEVVVTENSSHRAMSADELAAVAVEVFGPDRVQVEPRLDDALEAAITLAEEEAEYGGAGVLVTGSVITVGQARLLLKRG encoded by the coding sequence GTGAGTGAGCAGCAGCCCGAGAGCAACGGACCCGACGACCGCGACGAGACCCTCGAGGTCTTCGACCGGATCGTGGCCGAAGAGTCCGACCGCGACCCCGACCTGGCGGTGATCGAGGCCGGCAGCCGCACCCTGCGCGCCCAGGCCGGACCGCCCCAGGGAGACCCGGTGCCCGCGCACCCCCTCGACCCGGAGGTGACGAGGGCGCTGCAGGAGGTGGAGCAGGAGCTCGCCACCCGCTGGGGCGAGACCAAGCTGGAGCCGTCCGTCACCCGGATCGCCGCCTTGATGGACGTCCTCGGCGAACCGCAGCGCGCGTACCCGTCCATCCACGTCACCGGCACCAACGGCAAGACCAGCACCGCCCGCATGATCGAGGCGCTGCTGAACGCCTTCGAGCTGCGCACCGGCCGCTACACCAGCCCGCACGTGCAGTCGGTCACCGAGCGGATCAGCCTGGACGGCGCGCCGATCAGCGCCGAGCGCTTCATCGAGACGTACTACGACATCAAGCCGTACGTGGAGATGGTCGACGCCGCCGAGGAGTTCCGGCTGTCCTTCTTCGAGGTGCTCACCGGTATGGCGTACGCGGCCTTCGCGGACGCCCCGGTCGACGCGGCCGTCGTCGAGGTCGGCATGGGCGGCACCTGGGACGCGACCAACGTGATCGACGGCTCGGTCGCGGTGATCACCCCGATCAGCCTGGACCACACCGACCGCCTCGGCGCCACCCCCGGCGAGATCGCCCAGGAGAAGGGCGGCGTCATCAAGCAGGACGCCACCGTGATCCTGGCGCAGCAGCCGGTGGACGCGGCGCAGGTGCTGCTGAAGAAGGCCGTCGAGGTCGATGCGACGGTGGCCCGCGAGGGCATGGAGTTCGGCGTCGTCGCGCGCGAGGTGGCGGTCGGCGGGCAGATGCTGACGCTGCGCGGCGTGGGCGGCGAGTACGACGGCATCTTCCTGCCGCTGTACGGGGCCCACATGGCGCACAACGCGGCGGTCGCGCTGGCGGCGGTCGAGGCCTTCTTCGGCGTCGGCGCGCAGCAGTCGCGGGAGCTGGACCTGGAGACCGTGCGCAGGGCCTTCGCCTCGGTGACCTCGCCGGGCCGGATGGAGGTCGTGCGGCGCAGCCCGACGGTGGTCCTGGACGCGGCGCACAACCCGGCCGGCGCGCAGGTCACGGCGGAGGCGGTGACCGAGGCGTTCGGCTTCAGCCGGCTGATCGGGGTCGTGGCCGCGAGCGAGGGCAAGGACGTGAAGGGGGTCCTGGAGGCCTTCGAGCCGATCTTCGCGGAGGTCGTCGTCACGGAGAACTCGAGCCACCGGGCGATGTCCGCGGACGAGCTGGCGGCGGTCGCGGTCGAGGTCTTCGGGCCGGACCGGGTGCAGGTGGAGCCGCGGCTGGACGACGCCCTGGAGGCGGCGATCACCCTCGCGGAGGAAGAGGCGGAGTACGGAGGGGCCGGGGTCCTGGTGACCGGGTCCGTGATCACGGTGGGCCAGGCCCGCCTGCTGCTGAAGAGGGGCTGA
- a CDS encoding DUF4233 domain-containing protein: MRTLCASTLIGEFFVIGFAGLVAMKNPDLTQATVWTVCGVAMLLSVLLCGMLSRPGAVQIGWALQIGLILSGVFVPMMFFLGAVFAGLWWCSVHYGGKIDAIKARWAAQSEAQA; encoded by the coding sequence ATGCGCACGCTGTGTGCTTCGACGCTGATCGGCGAGTTCTTCGTGATCGGCTTCGCGGGGCTGGTCGCCATGAAGAACCCGGATCTGACCCAGGCCACGGTCTGGACGGTCTGCGGGGTCGCCATGCTGCTGTCGGTGCTGCTGTGCGGGATGCTGTCGCGTCCCGGCGCGGTGCAGATCGGCTGGGCCCTGCAGATCGGCCTGATCCTGAGCGGGGTCTTCGTGCCGATGATGTTCTTCCTCGGTGCGGTGTTCGCGGGGCTGTGGTGGTGCTCGGTGCACTACGGCGGCAAGATCGACGCGATCAAGGCCCGGTGGGCCGCACAGAGCGAGGCGCAGGCCTGA
- the ndk gene encoding nucleoside-diphosphate kinase: MTQRTLVLLKPDAVRRGLVGEIIGRIERKAGWSIPALELRTLDRGILEQHYAEHVGRPFYEPLMGFMASGPIVALVVEGERVIEGVRQLAGPTDPIAAAPGSIRGDFGTITRENLIHASDSEESAERELKLFFPTLG; this comes from the coding sequence ATGACCCAGCGCACGCTCGTCCTGCTCAAGCCGGACGCGGTCAGGCGTGGCCTGGTGGGCGAGATCATCGGCCGCATCGAGCGCAAGGCCGGCTGGAGCATCCCGGCGCTGGAGCTGCGTACGCTCGACCGGGGCATCCTGGAGCAGCACTACGCCGAGCACGTGGGGCGCCCGTTCTACGAGCCCCTCATGGGCTTCATGGCGAGCGGCCCGATCGTGGCCCTCGTGGTGGAAGGGGAACGCGTGATCGAGGGTGTCCGCCAGTTGGCCGGACCGACCGACCCGATCGCCGCGGCGCCCGGCTCCATCCGGGGGGACTTCGGCACGATCACCCGGGAGAACCTCATCCACGCCTCGGACTCCGAGGAGTCCGCCGAGCGTGAGCTGAAGCTGTTCTTCCCCACCCTCGGATGA